A part of Geothrix oryzae genomic DNA contains:
- the nuoL gene encoding NADH-quinone oxidoreductase subunit L, with amino-acid sequence MTTTMTADMTLTHGANALATAASQPGTLLWLIPFLPLFGFIINGLSGRKLKNTAVVDAFALGSVGLAFLLTLWHFVQLVGLPADGRSIHQSLWTWFDIGGARVLGGLSTYKIEWAYKFDVLSGCMALLVTGAGFLIHLFSTGYMAEERNDGRYYRFMAYLNLFVFSMLNLVLGANILMMFLGWEGVGLCSYLLIGFYFEKEFAAVAGKKAFVTNRIGDFGFMIGFFLIFQVFGTLDYDTLMGSVRNIANMPAITLYGHTASPTWWFNLIGCCLFVGAMGKSAQIPLYVWLPDAMAGPTPVSALIHAATMVTSGLYMITRLNFIYVNAPVALAVVLAFGSLTAFVAATMGLAQYDIKKVLAYSTVSQLGFMFMGMGAGAFSAGMFHVFTHAFFKASLFLGSGAVIAACHHEQDMRNMGGLKKLMPITAMSMILATFAIAGIFPFSGFFSKDEILWKVFEGWYQHGHYTGPTLNLVAWILGMLGAFCTAFYMTRLIAMTFYGEYRGAGNDPYGLTVQSEVHHGHDDHGHGAHGHGHDAHDHQANGLHELDQAHAHHDDDPEDHDIVPGHHPHEVSWRMWLPVAILAGLAVVGGFLNYPESLHRILPIVPAELFSKWIEPLLYQVAPVHHGEHIPPAMEYGLMAWATLAWAPGAMLLAWWIYKVDPSWSRAKAFVARFPNLYRWVNAKYYVDEFYEAALIEPIKRFSAQLWSFDTWVVDGMVNGAARVTLIWADLSHWFDQKLVDGAVNLVAYIIQETSTVFRGLQSGRVQHYAFVMFLGFLVFAFWKFLA; translated from the coding sequence ATGACGACGACCATGACTGCCGACATGACCCTGACGCACGGCGCGAATGCCCTTGCCACCGCCGCCTCTCAGCCGGGCACCCTGCTCTGGCTGATCCCCTTCCTGCCCCTCTTCGGGTTCATCATCAACGGCCTCAGCGGCCGGAAGCTGAAGAACACCGCCGTTGTGGACGCCTTCGCCCTGGGCAGCGTGGGATTGGCCTTCCTCCTCACCCTCTGGCATTTCGTTCAGCTCGTCGGCCTTCCTGCGGATGGCCGGTCCATCCACCAGAGCCTCTGGACCTGGTTCGACATCGGCGGTGCGCGGGTCCTGGGCGGCCTCAGCACCTACAAGATCGAATGGGCCTACAAGTTCGATGTGCTCAGCGGCTGCATGGCCCTGCTGGTGACGGGCGCGGGGTTCCTCATCCATCTGTTCAGCACCGGCTACATGGCCGAAGAACGGAACGACGGCCGCTACTACCGCTTCATGGCCTACCTGAACCTCTTCGTGTTCAGCATGCTGAACCTGGTGCTGGGCGCCAACATCCTGATGATGTTCCTGGGCTGGGAAGGGGTGGGTCTCTGCTCCTACCTCCTCATCGGGTTCTACTTCGAGAAGGAGTTCGCGGCCGTCGCCGGCAAGAAGGCCTTCGTCACGAACCGCATCGGCGACTTCGGCTTCATGATCGGGTTCTTCCTGATCTTCCAGGTCTTCGGAACCCTCGACTACGACACCCTGATGGGGTCCGTCCGCAACATCGCGAACATGCCGGCCATCACGCTCTACGGCCACACCGCGAGTCCCACCTGGTGGTTCAACCTCATCGGATGCTGCCTCTTCGTGGGCGCGATGGGCAAGTCGGCGCAGATCCCCCTCTATGTGTGGTTGCCGGACGCCATGGCGGGTCCGACTCCCGTGTCGGCGCTGATCCACGCCGCCACCATGGTGACCAGCGGCCTCTACATGATCACGCGGCTGAACTTCATCTATGTGAACGCCCCGGTGGCCCTGGCCGTGGTGCTGGCCTTCGGTTCGCTCACGGCCTTCGTCGCCGCCACGATGGGTCTCGCGCAGTACGACATCAAGAAGGTGCTGGCCTACTCCACCGTGTCCCAGCTGGGCTTCATGTTCATGGGCATGGGCGCCGGCGCCTTCAGCGCGGGCATGTTCCATGTGTTCACCCACGCCTTCTTCAAGGCCAGCCTCTTCCTCGGTTCCGGCGCGGTGATCGCCGCCTGCCACCACGAACAGGACATGCGGAACATGGGCGGCCTGAAAAAGCTGATGCCCATCACCGCCATGAGCATGATCCTGGCGACCTTCGCCATCGCGGGCATCTTCCCCTTCTCGGGCTTCTTCTCGAAGGACGAGATCCTGTGGAAGGTGTTCGAGGGCTGGTACCAGCATGGCCACTACACGGGCCCGACCCTGAACCTGGTGGCCTGGATCCTGGGCATGCTGGGCGCCTTCTGCACCGCCTTCTACATGACCCGCCTCATTGCGATGACCTTCTACGGCGAGTACCGCGGAGCGGGGAACGATCCCTACGGCCTGACCGTGCAGTCGGAGGTCCACCACGGCCACGATGACCATGGACACGGCGCCCACGGCCATGGCCACGATGCGCACGACCATCAGGCGAACGGCCTCCACGAACTCGACCAGGCGCACGCCCACCACGATGACGATCCGGAAGACCACGACATCGTGCCGGGCCACCACCCCCACGAAGTCTCCTGGCGCATGTGGCTGCCGGTGGCTATCCTGGCGGGCCTGGCGGTGGTCGGCGGCTTCCTGAACTACCCGGAGAGCCTGCACCGCATCCTGCCCATCGTGCCGGCCGAACTGTTCAGCAAGTGGATCGAGCCGCTGCTCTACCAGGTGGCGCCCGTCCACCACGGCGAGCACATCCCCCCCGCGATGGAATACGGCCTCATGGCCTGGGCCACGCTGGCGTGGGCTCCCGGCGCCATGCTGCTGGCCTGGTGGATCTACAAGGTGGATCCCAGTTGGAGCCGCGCCAAGGCCTTCGTGGCGCGCTTCCCGAACCTGTACCGCTGGGTGAACGCCAAGTACTATGTGGACGAGTTCTACGAGGCCGCCCTCATCGAGCCCATCAAGCGCTTCTCGGCCCAGCTCTGGAGCTTCGACACCTGGGTGGTGGACGGCATGGTGAACGGCGCCGCCCGCGTCACCCTCATCTGGGCGGACCTGTCGCACTGGTTCGATCAGAAGCTGGTGGACGGCGCGGTCAACCTCGTGGCCTACATCATCCAGGAGACCAGCACGGTCTTCCGGGGGCTGCAGAGCGGCCGCGTGCAGCACTACGCCTTCGTGATGTTCCTCGGCTTCCTCGTCTTCGCCTTCTGGAAATTCCTCGCCTAG
- the nuoK gene encoding NADH-quinone oxidoreductase subunit NuoK, whose product MVSLNAVLLISFLLFSIGIAGVLIRRNALVILMCVELMLNAANLNFIAFARHSGSVSGQAFALLVMGFAAAEVAVGLALVVALYRKRDTVQVDDINLLKG is encoded by the coding sequence ATGGTCAGCCTGAACGCGGTCCTCCTCATCTCCTTCCTGCTGTTCTCCATCGGCATCGCCGGCGTGCTCATCCGCCGCAATGCGCTGGTGATCCTCATGTGCGTCGAACTCATGCTCAACGCCGCCAACCTGAACTTCATCGCCTTCGCGCGCCACAGCGGCTCCGTCTCCGGGCAGGCCTTCGCCCTCCTCGTGATGGGCTTCGCCGCCGCGGAAGTGGCGGTGGGCCTCGCGCTGGTGGTGGCCCTCTACCGCAAGCGCGACACCGTCCAGGTGGACGACATCAACCTGCTGAAGGGATGA
- a CDS encoding NADH-quinone oxidoreductase subunit J family protein has translation MEHFIETIGRNMFAIFGVMALCGAAFMVASRSAVHSVLGFLFAMLCIAGCFLSLEAEFLGMAQILVYAGGIVVLFLFVVMLVEMSKKKENAVFQLQSRYAVGTVLIGAALFVGVFRRVIFGTASTEALVLRPELAKGLDVAHQNAQAVSRGLFADYLLPFEILSVILLVALVGAVVLAKTERV, from the coding sequence ATGGAACATTTCATCGAAACGATCGGCCGGAACATGTTCGCCATCTTTGGCGTCATGGCCCTGTGTGGCGCCGCGTTCATGGTCGCCTCCAGGAGCGCCGTGCACAGCGTGCTCGGCTTCCTTTTCGCGATGCTGTGCATCGCCGGGTGCTTCCTCTCGCTGGAAGCCGAGTTCCTGGGGATGGCCCAGATCCTGGTCTATGCCGGCGGCATCGTGGTGCTCTTCCTCTTCGTGGTCATGCTGGTGGAGATGAGCAAGAAGAAGGAGAACGCGGTCTTCCAGCTCCAGTCGCGCTACGCCGTGGGAACTGTCCTCATCGGTGCGGCGCTCTTCGTGGGTGTGTTCCGGCGGGTGATCTTCGGCACGGCCTCCACGGAAGCCCTGGTGCTTCGTCCCGAGCTGGCCAAGGGGCTGGATGTGGCCCATCAGAACGCCCAGGCCGTGAGCCGCGGCCTGTTCGCGGACTACCTGCTGCCCTTTGAGATCCTCAGCGTGATCCTCCTGGTGGCCCTGGTCGGCGCGGTCGTGCTGGCAAAGACGGAGCGGGTGTGA
- a CDS encoding NuoI/complex I 23 kDa subunit family protein, with protein sequence MNKFLRTLIPADIAKGLSITGKHFSQVFFTANRRKVPLHIVSEYPEVPAKVQPRFRGRLTLLKDEQGEIKCVCCLACEKICPTQVITIEKGKKEGRKMPFPVRYDFEMERCIFCEFCVESCGFDSIILNHQFELAAYNREDFSLGTEGLGQNMFEPSHAGKFSVADD encoded by the coding sequence ATGAACAAGTTCCTGAGGACCCTCATCCCCGCCGACATCGCCAAGGGCCTGTCCATCACGGGCAAGCACTTCAGCCAGGTGTTCTTCACCGCCAACCGACGCAAGGTCCCGCTCCACATCGTGTCCGAGTATCCCGAGGTTCCCGCCAAGGTCCAGCCGCGCTTCCGTGGGCGCCTGACCCTTCTGAAGGATGAGCAGGGCGAGATCAAGTGCGTCTGCTGTCTCGCCTGCGAGAAGATCTGCCCCACCCAGGTGATCACCATCGAGAAGGGGAAGAAGGAGGGGCGCAAGATGCCCTTCCCGGTCCGCTACGACTTCGAGATGGAGCGCTGCATCTTCTGCGAGTTCTGCGTGGAGAGCTGCGGCTTCGATTCCATCATCCTCAACCACCAGTTCGAGCTGGCCGCCTACAACCGCGAGGATTTCTCCCTCGGCACGGAAGGGCTGGGGCAGAACATGTTCGAGCCCTCGCACGCAGGCAAGTTCAGCGTGGCTGACGACTGA
- a CDS encoding complex I subunit 1/NuoH family protein has product MPTPTLTQSIVITLIQCLLVVIFVFVVVPLTVFAERKVLGHIQQRLGSTRVASGHVGFSGWMNRSMWKMGRVPVLSYWRGIPGLVGDVLKLILKEDVIPAKADRFVFFIAPSISMVAAIVVFAAISFVPGTFFTLPAWFPFVGGLPVSGGIADINVGLLWILGVATVGVYGIVLAGWSSNSKYPLLGGLRSAAQMVSYEVPLALSLLAPVVLSASLNFGEMSARMATGMPVWALVPQVIGFLLYLTCGFAETNRLPFDMPEAENELVAGFHTEYSGMKFGLFYLAEYINMAVVSALASAFFLGGPWLLPFGLQGLVNPYLPGFLSWFGAPHAIFFVAKIIFLLFTYIWVRGTIPRYRYDQIMAVGWKYLIPLALINLLLAAAVRCFAV; this is encoded by the coding sequence ATGCCGACTCCGACCCTCACCCAGTCCATCGTGATCACGCTCATCCAGTGCCTGCTGGTGGTGATCTTCGTCTTCGTCGTCGTCCCCCTCACGGTGTTCGCCGAGCGCAAGGTGCTCGGCCACATCCAGCAGCGCCTGGGCTCCACCCGCGTGGCCAGCGGTCATGTCGGCTTCTCCGGGTGGATGAACCGCTCGATGTGGAAGATGGGCCGGGTGCCCGTCCTCTCCTACTGGCGCGGCATCCCCGGCCTCGTGGGCGATGTCCTGAAGCTGATCCTCAAGGAAGATGTCATCCCGGCGAAGGCCGACCGGTTCGTCTTCTTCATCGCCCCCTCCATCAGCATGGTGGCGGCGATCGTGGTGTTTGCCGCGATCTCCTTCGTGCCCGGCACCTTCTTCACGCTCCCCGCCTGGTTCCCCTTCGTGGGCGGCCTCCCGGTCTCCGGGGGCATCGCCGACATCAATGTGGGCCTGCTCTGGATTCTCGGCGTGGCAACGGTGGGGGTGTACGGCATCGTCCTCGCCGGCTGGTCCTCGAACTCCAAGTATCCCCTCCTCGGCGGCCTTCGCAGCGCGGCCCAGATGGTGAGCTATGAGGTCCCCCTGGCGCTCAGCCTCCTCGCGCCGGTGGTCCTCTCCGCCAGCCTGAACTTCGGCGAAATGTCCGCGCGCATGGCGACGGGCATGCCGGTCTGGGCGCTGGTTCCCCAGGTCATCGGATTCCTGCTCTACCTCACCTGCGGCTTCGCGGAGACCAACCGTCTCCCCTTCGACATGCCCGAGGCCGAGAACGAGCTGGTGGCCGGGTTCCACACCGAGTATTCCGGCATGAAGTTCGGCCTCTTCTACCTGGCCGAGTACATCAACATGGCCGTCGTGTCGGCACTGGCCTCCGCCTTCTTCCTGGGTGGCCCCTGGCTCCTGCCCTTCGGCCTCCAAGGCCTGGTGAACCCCTACCTGCCCGGCTTCCTCTCCTGGTTCGGGGCGCCCCACGCCATCTTCTTCGTGGCCAAGATCATCTTCCTCCTCTTCACCTACATCTGGGTGCGCGGCACCATCCCCCGCTACCGGTACGACCAGATCATGGCTGTGGGTTGGAAGTACCTGATCCCCCTGGCGCTGATCAACCTGCTGCTGGCGGCTGCCGTCCGCTGCTTCGCCGTCTAA
- a CDS encoding NADH-quinone oxidoreductase subunit D produces the protein MFKNEEMEINLGPQHPSTHGVLRVKLRLDGETITHCQPIIGYLHRGVEKICENQSFFQGQVWTDRMDYCSAVANNLGWAEANEKLFGITVPRRAQYIRTLLNEFNRIASHLIWLGTHAMDIGALTVFLYAFREREDVLDINEAFCGSRLTTTAFRIGGLREDLPPGFDKMVNKFLAKFSSCLEEYENLLTENRIWKKRTIGVAKLNAEDAIALGVTGPMLRAAGVAYDIRKAFPYAAYAEMDFEVPTRTEADTYARYLVRMAEMRQSARIIQQCMDGMPEGPVMAKLPKILRSEVNEVYHATESPKGEIGYYLVGEKGSLNPYRFHVRAPGFINLQSLPKMAQGGLIADVVAAIGSLDIVLGEIDR, from the coding sequence GTGTTCAAGAACGAGGAAATGGAGATCAACCTGGGCCCGCAGCACCCGTCCACGCACGGTGTGCTCCGGGTGAAGCTGCGGCTGGATGGCGAGACCATCACGCACTGCCAGCCCATCATCGGCTACCTGCATCGCGGCGTCGAAAAGATCTGCGAGAACCAGTCCTTCTTCCAGGGCCAGGTCTGGACCGACCGCATGGACTACTGCTCGGCCGTGGCCAACAACCTGGGCTGGGCCGAGGCCAACGAGAAGCTGTTCGGCATCACCGTGCCACGGCGCGCCCAGTACATCCGCACGCTGCTGAACGAGTTCAACCGCATCGCCTCGCACCTCATCTGGCTGGGCACCCACGCAATGGACATCGGGGCGCTGACGGTCTTCCTCTATGCCTTCCGCGAGCGCGAGGATGTCCTCGACATCAATGAAGCCTTCTGCGGCTCCCGCCTCACCACCACGGCCTTCCGCATCGGCGGCCTCCGTGAGGACCTGCCCCCGGGCTTCGACAAGATGGTGAACAAGTTCCTGGCCAAGTTCTCCAGCTGCCTCGAGGAATACGAGAACCTGCTCACCGAGAACCGCATCTGGAAGAAGCGCACCATCGGCGTGGCCAAGCTCAACGCCGAGGACGCCATCGCCCTGGGCGTCACCGGCCCCATGCTGCGGGCGGCCGGCGTGGCCTACGACATCCGCAAGGCCTTCCCCTACGCGGCCTACGCCGAGATGGACTTCGAGGTGCCCACCCGCACCGAGGCCGACACCTACGCCCGGTACCTGGTCCGCATGGCGGAGATGCGCCAGAGCGCACGCATCATCCAGCAGTGCATGGACGGCATGCCCGAGGGGCCGGTCATGGCGAAGCTCCCCAAGATCCTGAGGTCCGAGGTCAACGAGGTCTATCACGCCACCGAATCGCCGAAGGGCGAGATCGGGTACTACCTCGTGGGCGAGAAGGGCTCGCTGAATCCCTACCGGTTCCATGTGCGGGCCCCCGGGTTCATCAACCTCCAATCCCTGCCCAAGATGGCCCAGGGCGGACTGATCGCCGATGTTGTCGCGGCCATCGGCTCCCTGGACATCGTGCTCGGCGAGATCGACCGCTAG
- a CDS encoding NADH-quinone oxidoreductase subunit C, which translates to MSEPNAPQVPEVPEAPAGPYIYDYKAAPNRQIAMPKTVPLPSRQTYLAEQKAAAEADEAKWQKTLADYETAKAKAEAEGKDAPKAPVRPVPRKDDNDLKTPSPEDAKDADLLKLQALLGDKVEEVFEQAGELVCQVKKEAILEALALCRDEAALKYEMLADQTGTHYPAAKDFAFSVVYHLTSISRRKRLRLRILVPEGFVPESACPLYPSANWMEREIYDMLGIRFANHPDMTRILCPEDWEGYALRKDYPTVGWGQRDISFREDRGGMLERIALQKAGQLGINLKQPKAD; encoded by the coding sequence ATGTCGGAACCGAACGCCCCCCAGGTCCCGGAAGTCCCGGAGGCCCCCGCCGGTCCGTACATCTACGACTACAAGGCCGCGCCGAACCGCCAGATCGCCATGCCCAAGACGGTGCCCCTGCCGAGCCGCCAGACCTACCTGGCCGAGCAGAAGGCCGCGGCCGAGGCCGACGAGGCCAAGTGGCAGAAGACTCTGGCGGACTACGAGACCGCCAAGGCCAAGGCCGAGGCCGAGGGGAAGGATGCCCCCAAGGCGCCCGTCCGCCCCGTCCCCCGCAAGGACGACAACGATCTGAAGACGCCCTCCCCCGAGGATGCGAAGGACGCCGATCTGCTGAAGCTGCAGGCGCTCCTGGGCGACAAGGTGGAGGAGGTCTTCGAGCAGGCCGGTGAACTGGTCTGCCAGGTGAAGAAGGAGGCCATCCTCGAGGCGCTGGCGCTCTGCCGCGACGAGGCCGCCCTGAAGTACGAGATGCTCGCCGACCAGACGGGCACCCACTACCCCGCCGCCAAGGACTTCGCCTTCAGCGTGGTCTACCACCTGACGAGCATCAGCCGCCGCAAGCGCCTTCGCCTCCGGATCCTCGTCCCCGAGGGTTTCGTGCCCGAGAGCGCCTGTCCGCTCTACCCCAGCGCCAACTGGATGGAGCGGGAGATCTACGACATGCTCGGGATCCGGTTCGCCAACCACCCCGACATGACCCGCATCCTCTGCCCCGAGGACTGGGAAGGCTACGCCCTCCGCAAGGACTACCCGACCGTGGGCTGGGGCCAGCGGGACATCTCCTTCCGTGAGGATCGAGGCGGCATGCTCGAACGCATCGCCCTCCAGAAGGCCGGCCAGCTGGGCATCAACCTGAAGCAACCCAAGGCGGACTAG
- a CDS encoding NADH-quinone oxidoreductase subunit B gives MGVNQPTALEHILITTKVEKVMNWSRATSVWPVTFGLACCAIEMMAAGASRFDFDRFGAGIFRASPRQADLMIIAGTVTYKMAPIIKTLYDQMPEPKWVMAMGSCATAGGPFDSYHTIQGVDKVIPVDVYIPGCPPRPEAFIYGFLKLQDKIMTSSLADRYKEIFEEVG, from the coding sequence ATGGGAGTAAATCAACCCACCGCCCTGGAGCACATCCTGATCACCACCAAGGTGGAGAAGGTCATGAACTGGTCCCGCGCCACCAGCGTGTGGCCCGTGACCTTCGGCCTGGCCTGCTGCGCCATCGAGATGATGGCCGCGGGCGCCAGCCGCTTCGACTTCGACCGCTTCGGCGCCGGCATCTTCCGCGCCAGCCCGCGTCAGGCCGACCTGATGATCATCGCCGGCACGGTGACCTACAAGATGGCCCCCATCATCAAGACCCTCTACGACCAGATGCCCGAGCCCAAGTGGGTGATGGCCATGGGCTCCTGCGCCACCGCCGGCGGGCCCTTCGACTCGTATCACACCATCCAGGGCGTGGACAAGGTCATCCCGGTGGATGTCTACATCCCCGGCTGCCCCCCCCGCCCGGAGGCGTTCATCTACGGGTTCCTGAAGCTGCAGGACAAGATCATGACCAGCAGCCTGGCTGACCGGTACAAGGAGATCTTCGAGGAGGTCGGCTGA
- a CDS encoding NADH-quinone oxidoreductase subunit A: protein MRGYASILLLILVAVALPIIILNLSRLLRPSWPSAAKYSTYECGIATTSEAREKFSVRYYLVAVMFLVFDVETVFLMPWAIQMKELALFGFIELGLFLFLLLFGYGYIWSKGALTWE from the coding sequence ATGCGTGGGTACGCGTCCATCCTGCTGCTGATCCTGGTGGCAGTGGCCCTGCCGATCATCATCCTGAACCTGTCGCGGCTCCTGCGCCCCAGTTGGCCCAGCGCCGCGAAATACTCGACTTACGAGTGCGGCATCGCCACGACCAGCGAGGCGCGGGAGAAGTTCTCCGTCCGTTACTACCTGGTGGCAGTGATGTTCCTGGTGTTCGATGTGGAAACGGTGTTCCTGATGCCCTGGGCCATCCAGATGAAGGAGCTGGCCCTCTTCGGATTCATCGAGCTGGGGCTCTTCCTGTTCCTGCTGCTGTTCGGCTATGGCTACATCTGGTCCAAGGGAGCCCTGACATGGGAGTAA
- a CDS encoding GspE/PulE family protein: MSSPNPTVPADANDPGTPALADFRPARELYPTLDLTREPVDFGLFQALPLDLMLKHHFVPVQERDGALWLAMADPLDIPTQDMLRLRLKRPLRFAGAPQAQIQEVLKKSESGQKVMDEAGEALKIQVLHEEDLDDEVLDLERLTDKDEAPIVRLVDTTIFNALQRRASDIHLETTATGFQIKYRIDGSLYSAADPIDRRFASPIISRVKVMSELDIAEKRKPQDGRFKLKVRGRAIDFRVSIMPTIHGEDAVIRILDKENLTEEFQTLTLEILGFSDHELKRLRRFAHEPYGMFLVTGPTGSGKTTTLYAVLSEIKAPEDKIITIEDPVEYQLEGVTQIPVNEKKGLTFALGLRSILRHDPDKILVGEIRDPETAQIAIQSALTGHLVFTTVHANNVLDVIGRFQHMGVEVYNFVSSLNCILAQRLVRVLCPKCKRPSAPPSPQELVENGVDEAWLRSATLFDRVGCVDCHGTGFRGRQAIIEFMGLNDEIRELLVQRAPVREVKAAARRGGMQFLRESAIEKVRLGITTFAEINKVTFRDGA, from the coding sequence ATGTCGTCACCAAACCCCACGGTTCCTGCGGATGCCAACGACCCCGGCACCCCCGCCCTCGCGGACTTCCGGCCCGCCCGGGAGTTGTATCCCACCCTGGACCTCACCCGCGAGCCGGTGGATTTCGGGCTCTTCCAGGCCCTGCCCCTCGATTTGATGCTCAAACATCATTTCGTGCCGGTTCAGGAACGGGATGGCGCCCTCTGGCTGGCCATGGCCGACCCCCTGGACATCCCCACCCAGGACATGCTGCGCCTGCGCCTCAAGCGGCCCCTCCGGTTCGCCGGGGCCCCTCAGGCCCAGATCCAGGAAGTCCTCAAGAAATCCGAGAGCGGCCAGAAGGTCATGGACGAGGCCGGCGAGGCCCTCAAGATCCAGGTGCTCCACGAGGAGGATCTGGACGACGAAGTCCTCGACCTCGAGCGCCTCACCGACAAGGACGAGGCCCCCATCGTCCGCCTGGTGGACACGACCATCTTCAACGCCCTCCAGCGCCGCGCCTCCGACATCCACCTGGAGACCACGGCCACGGGCTTCCAGATCAAGTACCGCATCGACGGCAGCCTCTACTCCGCCGCCGATCCCATCGACCGGCGCTTCGCCTCCCCCATCATCAGTCGCGTGAAGGTCATGTCCGAGCTGGACATCGCCGAGAAGCGGAAGCCGCAGGACGGCCGCTTCAAGCTCAAGGTGCGGGGCCGGGCCATCGATTTCCGCGTGAGCATCATGCCCACCATCCACGGCGAGGACGCGGTCATCCGCATCCTCGACAAGGAGAACCTCACCGAGGAGTTCCAGACCCTGACGCTGGAGATCCTCGGCTTCTCCGACCACGAGCTGAAGCGCCTCCGCCGATTCGCCCACGAGCCCTACGGCATGTTCCTGGTCACGGGGCCCACCGGTTCCGGCAAGACCACCACCCTCTACGCCGTGCTCAGCGAGATCAAGGCCCCCGAGGACAAGATCATCACCATCGAGGATCCGGTCGAGTACCAGCTCGAGGGCGTCACCCAGATCCCCGTGAACGAGAAGAAGGGCCTCACCTTCGCCCTCGGCCTGCGCTCCATCCTGCGCCACGACCCCGACAAGATCCTCGTGGGTGAGATCCGCGACCCCGAGACCGCCCAGATCGCCATCCAGTCCGCCCTCACGGGCCACCTGGTCTTCACCACCGTCCACGCCAACAATGTGCTGGATGTGATCGGCCGCTTCCAGCACATGGGCGTCGAGGTCTACAACTTCGTGTCGTCCCTGAACTGCATCCTGGCCCAGCGCCTGGTGCGCGTGCTCTGCCCCAAGTGCAAGCGTCCCTCGGCCCCGCCCAGCCCCCAGGAGCTGGTGGAGAACGGCGTAGACGAGGCCTGGCTGCGGAGCGCCACCCTCTTCGACCGCGTGGGCTGCGTGGACTGCCACGGCACCGGCTTCCGCGGCCGCCAGGCCATCATCGAATTCATGGGCCTCAACGACGAGATCCGCGAGCTGCTGGTGCAGCGCGCCCCCGTGCGCGAAGTGAAGGCGGCCGCCCGCCGTGGCGGCATGCAGTTCCTCCGCGAGAGCGCCATCGAGAAGGTGCGGCTGGGCATCACCACCTTCGCCGAGATCAACAAGGTGACCTTCCGCGACGGAGCCTGA